The DNA window ATTTCTTAATGCCTTGCACAGTgcctcaggtcagttcagttgctcagtcatgtccgactctttgtgactccatggactgcagcacaccaggcttccctgtccatcaccaactcctagagtttactcaaactcatgtccattgagtcggtgataccatccaaccaactcatcctctgtcgtccccttctcctcctgccttcaatctttcccagcatcagggtcttttccaatgagtcagttcttcaaatcaggtggctaaagtattggaacttcagcttcagcatcagctcttccagtatattcaggactaatttcctttaggattgacaggtttgatctccttgctgtccaaggggctctcaagagtcttcaccagcaccacagttcaaaaacatcaattctttggcactcagctttcttcatggtccgactctcacatccatacacgactactggaaaaaccgtagctttgactagatggacctttgttggcaaagtaatgtctctgctttttaattggttgtgtaagttggtcatagcttttcttccaaggagcaagcgtcttttaatttcatggctgcagtcagcatctgcagtgatttttaagccccccaaaataaagtctgtcactgtttccattgtttccccatctatttgccatgaagtgaaggggccatatgccatgatcttagttttctgaatgttgagttttgacgCACAGTGCCTGGTTGTCAGTAaataactgatgaatggataaaactAACATTTAGTGAAGGTTTAATCAGAGGCAAGTATTGTCTTAAGTACTTTGCCTGTGTTAGTTGTTAGCTCCACATGACAATCTTATAACTTGGTTCACTAGTACTCTGTCCATTTTGGAGGTGATGAAGGTAAGGCACAGTTTAGGTAATTTGCCCAGAGTTACGGTCTAGGGAGTAATCGTTAGAAATTAAACCCAGAAAGTGTGGCTCTAGAGTTTATCTGACTAGTGCTATATGGCCTTTCAGCACAAGTGAATGACTTAATGAATGAATTAGTGATGAAATTCCTGTCCTGAAATTCCTGTCCTGAAATGTCTCACAGCTCACAGAAGAAAACAAGCTTGGAAACATACAGTCATGATCAAAGGTGATGGAGATTTGGGATTATAGGGCCATGGTGGTTGGTTAGACTTGTCTGAGGGATTAGGGAAAATTCCCAGAGAGAAGACAGCTgagggttttgaaggatgagtaagAGTTTTCTGAGCAAAAGGAAAGAAGGCATTCTAGGTTTCCCAAGGTTTCTCAAGCTTTCCGATGGATGGTTTCTCTTCTTCCCCACAGGAGACTATGCCCTGGGGGATCTCTAACCCACTCTCCTAAcctgtcctcctgcccccaggtcCCCACACCAAAGTCGTGCGGCGCATCTTCACCAACAGCCGGGAGCGATGGCGGCAGCAGAATGTGAATGGGGCCTTCGCTGAGCTCCGCAAGCTGATCCCCACGCATCCCCCAGACAAGAAGCTCAGCAAGAATGAGATCCTCCGCCTGGCCATGAAGTACATCAACTTCCTGGCCAAGCTGCTCAATGACCAGGAGGAGGAAGGCACCCAGCGGGCCAAGCCTGGCAAAGACCCTGTAGTGGGGGCTGGTGGAGGGGgtgcggggggagggggcagcgCGCCTCCCGAGGATCTCCTGCAGGACGTGCTCTCCCCAAACTCCAGCTGTGGCAGCTCCCTGGACGGGGCAGCCAGCCCGGACAGCTACACAGAAGAGCCAGTGCCCAAACACACAGCCCGCAGTCTCCATCCTGCCATGCTGCCCGCCGCGGATGGAGCCGGCCCCCGGTGATAGGTCTGGGGCCACGCGGGACCAGCCAGGCGGGTGCCCTCAGGCTGCTGGGACCATGGACTTTAGGGCAAGTGGGGTGAGTTTTGGGCAGCTCTGAAGTAGGACATAGACTCGATGAGCTTTCCTTGATGTCTGAACTTTGGGGAGTCCCAGCTGCCTCCGGGGCTGGTTTTTCTGTTTCCTGCCTCAGTAGGAGACCAGTAAAATGGAGCAAAGTGGTAGGTACTTTTTATGAAGACGGCACAGTCTTCCCCTTTTTCCAGATCCCTAAGACTTTTCAAATAAGAGGCTCAAGGGGCATTGCTTTTGGCCTGGAGCACGGGAGCCCTGTCTTCGCTGAGACCTGGGCTTGTCAGCTCTCTCCAGAGGCGTCTGGCAGCCTCTGCCTTGCCTTTAGCCCCTCCCAAGCTGGCTGGGGTGGCTTTTGTGGCCACGCTGTCCGAATATATAGGTACCCAATAGCTGCCCATTTCTTGAGCCTCATCTTCACCCGGGCCCACGTTGGTCCATCCAGCTTGCCAGCTGATGCAGAGAATTACAAGTCCTGAGGTGCCTTCTTCAGGGCCTGGCTGAAGAAGATGGCCAGTGGACAGCCTGCTCTCACTTAGCTGGGCCAGAGGGTCAGAAAACCCAGAAGCCCTTACTTCTTGCCCTGGGGATCGAAGCTCTGCTTTCTTCCCACTGAGATTTGCTTTCCTCCTGCTTGTGGCTGTGGGGACTGAGGCTGCGGCTGTGAGTGTGCCCTGTGGGTTTCGTTTGAAGGcagacaaaggaaaaatgatagtGAAATTGAGCAAAAGCTGTttggggcatgtgggcttcaaATTGTGATTGTGTCTCAGAGCTACCTGCCTGTATTCCCAGTGACACGTTGCTGTTTGTGGGGGGCACAGATGCCGGTGTGCTGATGGGGTCTGTGCTGGTCCTGAGAGGAGATATGCAGCCCCTTCTGGTGTTCTGGCTGTGCAGAGGGGCCTCCCTGTTGCAGGATATCTGTTGGCTAATGGTCTGGTCTATGTTCTGAAACTGAATTGATGACAAATTCTGTCCTATGAATTCCTGGTATTTGGGATTTTGCTTGACTTCAGTTATTTTGGGACCTCAGGGTCTTGATATGACCCAGGATCCAGCCCCACCTCTAGGCCCTGGGGAGCCCAGTGAGAGACCAGTTGAGACCCacacacattcactttcacttagcaGAGCCTTCAACATCCCTGAGTCTGCAAATTTCAGGTATCACGAGTGTGTATGGGAGGCTGGCGTAACGCATGAGGAGTGCTCCCCGCCAAAAGTTGTACATGACATTTTTGTAAATCAAATCCTTATCCttcatattttaaagcaattctaCTGCAAGTCCCTTGGTAACGTGGAGAATCCTTTTGTAGAGTGGACCTCTGCCCCCTCATTGATCTCCTGTGTCAATCCAGATGGTGGAATGT is part of the Odocoileus virginianus isolate 20LAN1187 ecotype Illinois chromosome 5, Ovbor_1.2, whole genome shotgun sequence genome and encodes:
- the TAL1 gene encoding T-cell acute lymphocytic leukemia protein 1 isoform X2, whose protein sequence is MCVCVCVCVCVCARARGCARRGQCADGLCLRRAGCAEAEGECRHAAGCEQKCGVLRGVGGGVDWRSLVSVSTRQECVSVRSGVKFFWILQPSVDSGFFGEPDAFPMFATNNRVKRRPSPYEMEITDGPHTKVVRRIFTNSRERWRQQNVNGAFAELRKLIPTHPPDKKLSKNEILRLAMKYINFLAKLLNDQEEEGTQRAKPGKDPVVGAGGGGAGGGGSAPPEDLLQDVLSPNSSCGSSLDGAASPDSYTEEPVPKHTARSLHPAMLPAADGAGPR